One window of the Microplitis demolitor isolate Queensland-Clemson2020A chromosome 10, iyMicDemo2.1a, whole genome shotgun sequence genome contains the following:
- the LOC103573772 gene encoding uncharacterized LOC103573772 isoform X1 translates to MSVVIRTIVDGKSGNGKNYKKTLITKHCPHWRPTAKIARNAELFFNEAHVFKNVLPHLKHVAPPCVYASPDEIVLEDMRIHGYVVQPRSNLLDMEHCTAVVQKLAFLHASSLALKLKNPSLFIELMTPLKEIVFPEDDAPSFGKSIDLSIGLAVRHLESLEQSSELVNAIKLLESKTKDVFNIMKNLVAPGRDKYNSMSHGDCWNNNILFKHDANGHVCDVKLIDFQIVRHASPAIDFHYFTYSSAQSSIIEERYDELVQIYHRHFVNTLKHMRVNETDIQALSLAWFKSELKEYAEYGLFTGAWIINAVLAEDEDLINMDDVDPEFFKEKQDCFPIKPIKAHRIKCIVLHYMKTYL, encoded by the exons ACTACAAAAAAACTCTCATAACGAAACATTGCCCTCACTGGCGCCCAACAGCAAAAATAGCTCGTAATGCGGAATTGTTTTTTAACGAAGCTCATGTGTTCAAAAATGTACTTCCACACTTGAAACATGTCGCTCCTCCATGTGTTTACGCTAGTCCTGATGAGATTGTTCTAGAGGACATGAGAATACATGGTTATGTCGTACAACCAAGAAGCAATCTTCTCGACATGGAACATTGTACAGCCGTTGTTCAG AAATTGGCATTTTTACATGCGTCATCTTTGGCCTTGAAATTAAAGAATCCGTCTCTCTTCATCGAGCTGATGACACCATTGAAAGAAATCGTTTTTCCTGAAGACGATGCACCATCTTTTGGCAAATCGATTGACTTAAGTATTGGTCTCGCAGTAAGACATCTGGAGTCGCTCGAACAATCTTCTGAACTGGTCAATGCAATCAAACTCTTGGAATCTAAGACAAAAGATGTTTTCAACATAATGAAAAATCTTGTTGCACCAGGAcgtgataaatataattcaatgAGTCACGGTGATTGTTGgaacaataatattttgttcaaacacGATGCTAATGGCCACGTATGTGACGTTAAGCTGATCGACTTCCAAATAGTTCGACACGCATCGCCAGCAATcgattttcactatttcacaTACTCGAGTGCTCAATCGTCTATTATTGAGGAACGTTACGATGAACTTGTACAAATTTACCACCGACATTTTGTCAATACTTTGAAGCATATGCGTGTTAATGAAACTGATATACAAGCTCTGTCCTTGGCTTGGTTCAAAAGTGAGCTCAAAGAATATGCAGAGTACGGATTGTTTACCGGCGCATGGATTATCAATGCAGTATTAGCAGAAGATGAGGATCTCATTAATATGGACGACGTTGATCCTGAATTTTTTAAGGAGAAACAAGATTGTTTTCCGATCAAGCCAATCAAAGCTCACAGGATCAAGTGCATTGTTCTCCACTACATGAAGACGTATTTATAA